Proteins from a genomic interval of Polaribacter sejongensis:
- a CDS encoding DUF4252 domain-containing protein: protein MKHLAIIFFSLFITAISAQDAAFQNFYNSNKEKSTFSINLSASLAGSFLDNEEDDDLMNIIRKSSDFKLMIFNNEDSNLSKDFRKFGRKNNLKTLARVKENGSKAELFFIEEGKYIREIIIRANSDSDKMVLFGLKTKITHDELAAMISSSDLKVSSN from the coding sequence ATGAAACATTTAGCAATAATTTTTTTCTCACTTTTTATAACTGCAATTTCTGCACAAGATGCAGCATTTCAAAATTTCTATAATTCAAATAAAGAAAAATCTACTTTTTCTATCAATTTATCAGCTTCTTTGGCTGGTTCATTTTTAGATAATGAAGAAGATGACGATTTAATGAACATCATTAGAAAATCGAGTGATTTTAAATTGATGATTTTCAATAATGAAGATAGCAATCTTTCCAAGGATTTTAGAAAATTCGGGAGAAAAAATAACCTAAAAACACTTGCTAGAGTAAAAGAAAACGGAAGTAAAGCTGAATTGTTTTTTATAGAAGAAGGCAAGTATATTAGAGAAATAATTATAAGAGCAAACAGCGACTCAGATAAAATGGTGCTTTTTGGTTTAAAAACTAAAATTACACACGATGAATTAGCGGCAATGATTTCTTCATCAGATTTAAAGGTTTCATCAAATTAA